In Magnetospirillum sp. XM-1, a single window of DNA contains:
- a CDS encoding flagellar biosynthesis regulator FlaF: MTEEIGDLSSLPLPEQEALSLAEAAIALDRARSGENRAAELVAALNHNLEVWVAIRALARSPGSPLPPDLKASLIRLSEFVAHTTFTNGASIGDSSLNTLININMQLAEGLLEGQKNAAAATKKG; this comes from the coding sequence ATGACCGAAGAAATCGGCGACCTCTCGAGCCTTCCCCTCCCCGAGCAGGAGGCCCTGAGCCTGGCCGAGGCCGCCATCGCGCTGGACCGGGCCCGCAGCGGCGAGAACCGCGCCGCCGAACTGGTGGCGGCGCTCAACCACAATCTCGAGGTCTGGGTGGCCATCCGCGCCCTGGCCCGGTCGCCGGGCAGCCCGCTGCCCCCCGATCTCAAGGCCAGCCTGATCCGGCTGAGCGAATTCGTCGCCCACACCACCTTCACCAATGGCGCGTCCATCGGCGATTCCTCGCTCAACACCCTGATCAACATCAACATGCAATTGGCCGAAGGCCTGCTGGAAGGCCAGAAGAACGCCGCCGCGGCGACCAAGAAGGGCTGA
- a CDS encoding glycosyltransferase family 9 protein yields the protein MASDPLAAAFQRIEAGDLAGAMDIYRAAQGGGDPRVKMCLGQMLLLHGDYRRGLPLAEYRPQPEFHGPRWRGQRLAGETVLMRGEQGFGDNIQFVRYGALLAARGARVVVGSPAGLGALLSTVPGVAQAVEPGQAMEPPDFQVPMMSLPHVFGTTLQTIPADIPYLRADCGLAAQWRERLGAYGGLKVGVVWGGNPEAPYDGRRSPGLAPYLALLDVPGVTFFSLQKGPAALQLEGRSMPGNFVDLGPQLSDFSQTAAVMESLDLVISSCTSPAHLAGALGRPVWVVLSSFPDWRWLLDRDDSPWYPTARLFRAAHAEGWQGVLGRVRQALLERAG from the coding sequence ATGGCCTCGGACCCGTTGGCGGCGGCCTTCCAGCGCATCGAGGCGGGCGACCTGGCCGGGGCCATGGACATCTATCGCGCGGCCCAGGGCGGCGGCGACCCTCGGGTCAAGATGTGCCTGGGCCAGATGCTGCTCCTTCACGGCGATTACCGCCGCGGCCTGCCCTTGGCCGAATACCGTCCCCAGCCCGAGTTCCACGGCCCCCGCTGGCGCGGGCAGCGCCTGGCGGGTGAAACCGTCCTGATGCGGGGCGAGCAGGGGTTCGGCGACAATATCCAGTTCGTGCGCTATGGGGCGTTGCTGGCGGCGCGCGGCGCCCGCGTGGTGGTGGGCTCGCCCGCCGGATTGGGAGCCTTGCTGTCGACGGTGCCGGGGGTGGCCCAGGCGGTGGAGCCGGGGCAGGCGATGGAGCCGCCCGACTTCCAGGTGCCGATGATGTCGCTGCCCCACGTGTTCGGCACCACCTTGCAGACCATACCCGCCGACATTCCCTATCTGCGGGCGGATTGCGGGCTGGCGGCCCAATGGCGGGAGCGCCTGGGCGCCTATGGCGGACTGAAGGTCGGAGTGGTGTGGGGCGGCAATCCCGAGGCCCCCTATGACGGGCGGCGCTCGCCGGGGCTGGCCCCTTATCTCGCCCTGCTGGACGTGCCGGGCGTGACGTTCTTCAGCCTGCAAAAGGGTCCCGCCGCCCTCCAGCTCGAGGGGCGGAGCATGCCCGGGAATTTCGTCGATCTCGGTCCGCAATTGAGCGATTTCAGCCAGACCGCCGCCGTCATGGAATCGCTGGATCTGGTGATCTCGTCGTGCACCTCGCCGGCCCATCTGGCAGGGGCGCTGGGGCGGCCTGTCTGGGTGGTGCTGTCCAGCTTTCCCGACTGGCGCTGGCTGCTCGATCGCGACGACAGCCCCTGGTATCCCACGGCCCGGCTGTTCCGGGCCGCTCACGCAGAGGGCTGGCAGGGCGTGCTGGGGCGCGTGCGCCAGGCGCTTTTGGAACGGGCGGGCTGA
- a CDS encoding O-linked N-acetylglucosamine transferase, protein MSDEFAADIAELVGILQNGTAAELMEHCQARIGQGSLNPYYFLAMGITSFCSGDAGLGIQLLERGHSIAPDCREVVDVLASLYTRVGRLADGLYYGKLAVCLKPRPDAKDLVPDDLSSYMASLLNVGISHHLTKAEAAFHLGLFREALDQAEKHLRIHPGDEASMLLIARSMLELGRPFAAASMMRAALHHKPADARMHAVLADSMMACGRHDAAIEHQKIAFELAGDDDALRAALAGSLVLQSGANWPVSQALLDAFVAEREAPLRRVNAREKADSPVVGLMWDQVYDSPLAHCVAPVMKHLEMTVLYTLNPRHDPVTDLLRTSVMRPRQSIGIDEATLGRIVVGDQPGVLLNLCSPGERASYPVFKGEGAPVTVHWISSPMCDRMPGVSVVFSDEETAPVDRRTYGEERIISLPNLLAFRFPQILAPEEDVLDLPRSTRGFAMFGVHGDGAGMTEESVALWSRVLWAVPGAHLMIGGRDDWEEEMISWGLEAFAEYGVSNRVHFQAPLEDNATAAAKAFPHMVDIVLDSTPVNGLTELAWDLWMGLPVVSLRGDRRVGRMGASILRAANRPEWIADDPAGYVAIAAGLARDPNLGQIRSELRQQVLASRLGNPDALGTEISVRLKGIRALDLPRG, encoded by the coding sequence ATGAGTGACGAATTCGCCGCGGACATCGCGGAGCTGGTCGGCATCCTTCAGAACGGCACCGCCGCCGAACTGATGGAACACTGTCAGGCGAGGATCGGGCAGGGCAGCCTCAATCCCTACTATTTCCTGGCCATGGGCATCACCTCGTTTTGCAGCGGCGATGCCGGTCTGGGCATCCAGCTGCTGGAGCGCGGCCATTCCATCGCGCCTGATTGCCGCGAGGTGGTGGACGTTCTGGCCAGCCTCTACACCCGGGTGGGGCGCCTGGCCGACGGGCTGTATTACGGCAAGCTGGCCGTGTGCCTGAAGCCGCGTCCCGACGCCAAGGATCTGGTGCCGGACGACCTGTCGTCCTACATGGCGTCGCTGCTGAACGTCGGCATCTCCCATCACCTGACCAAGGCCGAGGCGGCCTTTCATCTGGGGCTGTTCCGCGAGGCGCTGGACCAGGCGGAAAAGCACCTGCGCATCCATCCCGGCGATGAAGCCAGCATGCTGCTGATCGCCCGGTCCATGCTGGAGCTGGGCCGTCCCTTCGCCGCCGCCTCCATGATGCGGGCCGCCCTGCACCACAAGCCGGCCGACGCCAGGATGCACGCGGTTCTGGCCGATTCCATGATGGCCTGCGGCCGCCACGACGCCGCCATCGAACACCAGAAGATCGCCTTCGAACTGGCCGGGGACGACGACGCCCTGCGGGCCGCCCTGGCCGGTTCCCTGGTGCTGCAGTCGGGGGCGAACTGGCCGGTGTCCCAGGCGCTGCTCGACGCCTTCGTGGCCGAGCGCGAGGCTCCGCTGCGGCGGGTCAACGCCCGGGAGAAGGCTGACTCGCCGGTTGTCGGCCTGATGTGGGACCAGGTCTATGACAGTCCGCTGGCCCATTGCGTGGCCCCGGTGATGAAGCATCTGGAGATGACGGTCCTCTACACCCTCAATCCGCGCCACGACCCGGTGACGGACCTGCTGCGCACCAGCGTGATGCGTCCGCGCCAGTCCATCGGCATCGACGAGGCGACCTTGGGGCGCATCGTCGTCGGCGATCAGCCCGGCGTCCTGCTGAATCTCTGCAGCCCCGGCGAGCGGGCCAGCTATCCGGTCTTCAAGGGGGAGGGGGCGCCCGTCACGGTTCACTGGATCTCGTCGCCCATGTGCGACCGGATGCCGGGCGTGAGCGTGGTTTTCTCCGACGAGGAGACCGCGCCCGTCGACCGCCGGACCTACGGCGAGGAGCGGATAATATCGCTGCCCAATCTGCTGGCCTTCCGGTTCCCGCAGATTCTGGCCCCCGAGGAGGATGTCCTCGACCTGCCGCGCTCGACGCGGGGCTTCGCCATGTTCGGCGTCCACGGCGATGGCGCCGGAATGACCGAGGAAAGCGTGGCTCTGTGGTCGCGGGTGCTGTGGGCGGTTCCCGGCGCCCATCTGATGATCGGCGGGCGCGACGACTGGGAAGAGGAGATGATCTCCTGGGGACTGGAGGCCTTCGCCGAATACGGCGTCTCCAACCGCGTCCATTTCCAGGCGCCGCTGGAGGATAACGCCACCGCCGCCGCCAAGGCCTTTCCGCACATGGTCGACATCGTGCTGGACTCGACCCCGGTCAACGGACTGACCGAGCTGGCCTGGGACCTGTGGATGGGGCTGCCGGTGGTGTCCCTGCGCGGGGACCGCCGGGTCGGGCGTATGGGAGCTTCCATTCTGCGGGCGGCGAACCGGCCGGAGTGGATCGCCGACGATCCGGCCGGCTATGTGGCTATCGCCGCCGGGCTGGCCCGGGACCCGAACCTGGGACAGATCCGCTCCGAGCTGCGCCAGCAGGTCCTGGCTTCGCGCCTGGGCAATCCGGATGCCCTGGGCACCGAGATTTCCGTGCGGTTGAAGGGAATCCGGGCTCTCGATCTGCCGCGCGGCTAG
- a CDS encoding flagellin glycosyltransferase Maf → MLETAIVDNDLVSRNLQAFIDLMPELGARLSSYQPQSRLVTNQDGDLDVEFRGELLYGPGGRKRIEAMVEASATGIDSHINMNPLTSGHVDLITQRFLYRTLKRATEAGMEFLQSPEESGGFHLACIGLGLGYQIPLLLEQVKPAGIHIVEPNLDFIYHSLATMEWRPLLETRRENPYRFNLIISDNSGDIARSLRAAIRCCCPVVVDWARVFVAYNSPILMAAMSEFMRDAQLIGIGLGFFHDEMEMTRASYMNLRDGNYQVMQRSAHALNAPVFIVGSGPSLDDDIEVIKANQDRAVIVSCGTASRVLLANGIQPDFQMLLENGAAPYRALAAVHDEFGFGDAVLIASNTVDPRVRSLFDNAVYYFRPALSSYALFSPGPQYSLEDSGPTVTNTGTTAALALGFRELYLFGVDLGSRNPKRHHSKHSLYRHDDDQMEGQKGAMDFTAVFDVRDVGNFGGLVYSETIMLWTRDALGRIIGRYRPGVDAYNCSDGLLIENTRPLSSQSIRLKSTPEMKAKALAKVKATFLPGTEAHFTERWGRENWPQSIISLLEECVAAMDDHLGDVNAMVLKLSDLLISDYKAPPTVAQFFVRGTVMMAVMCFDYYAKRVKDPEHKAAFWDIVRDEFLEVVRAMTLQTEWYFENIEKFESDEELFEKVTGWQYE, encoded by the coding sequence ATGCTCGAGACGGCAATCGTCGACAACGACCTGGTCTCCAGGAATTTGCAGGCGTTCATCGATCTCATGCCCGAGCTCGGCGCCCGTCTCAGCAGTTACCAGCCGCAAAGCCGCCTCGTCACCAATCAGGACGGTGACCTGGATGTGGAGTTCCGGGGCGAGCTGCTTTACGGCCCCGGCGGCCGCAAGCGGATCGAAGCCATGGTCGAGGCATCGGCTACCGGCATCGACAGCCACATCAACATGAACCCCCTGACCAGCGGGCATGTGGACCTGATCACCCAGCGCTTCCTTTACCGCACCTTGAAGCGCGCTACCGAAGCCGGCATGGAATTCCTGCAATCTCCCGAGGAATCGGGGGGCTTCCATCTGGCGTGCATCGGGCTTGGCCTCGGCTATCAGATCCCCCTGCTGCTCGAGCAGGTCAAGCCGGCTGGCATCCACATCGTCGAGCCCAACCTGGATTTCATCTATCACTCGCTGGCGACCATGGAGTGGCGGCCGCTTCTCGAGACCCGCCGCGAGAATCCCTACCGCTTCAATCTGATCATCTCCGACAATTCCGGCGACATCGCCCGGTCGCTGCGGGCGGCCATCCGCTGCTGCTGCCCGGTGGTGGTCGATTGGGCGCGGGTGTTCGTCGCCTACAACAGCCCGATCCTGATGGCGGCCATGTCCGAGTTCATGCGCGACGCCCAGCTGATCGGCATCGGCCTTGGTTTCTTCCATGACGAGATGGAGATGACGCGGGCCTCGTACATGAACCTGCGCGACGGCAATTACCAGGTCATGCAGCGCTCCGCGCACGCCCTGAACGCGCCGGTGTTCATCGTGGGCTCGGGGCCGTCGCTGGACGACGATATCGAGGTGATCAAGGCCAATCAGGACCGGGCGGTGATCGTTTCCTGCGGCACGGCGTCGCGGGTTCTGCTGGCCAACGGCATCCAGCCGGACTTTCAGATGCTGCTGGAGAACGGCGCCGCGCCCTATCGCGCCCTGGCCGCCGTCCACGACGAATTCGGCTTCGGCGACGCGGTGCTGATCGCGTCGAACACCGTGGACCCCAGGGTGCGCAGCCTGTTCGACAACGCGGTCTACTACTTCCGTCCGGCTCTCAGTTCCTATGCGCTGTTCAGTCCCGGCCCGCAATACTCCCTGGAGGATTCGGGGCCGACGGTGACCAATACCGGCACCACGGCGGCGCTGGCCCTGGGGTTCCGCGAGCTTTACCTGTTCGGCGTCGATCTCGGCAGCCGCAATCCCAAGCGCCACCATTCCAAGCATTCCCTCTATCGCCACGACGACGACCAGATGGAAGGCCAGAAGGGGGCAATGGACTTCACGGCGGTGTTCGACGTTCGCGACGTGGGCAATTTCGGCGGACTGGTCTACAGCGAGACCATCATGCTGTGGACCCGCGACGCCCTGGGGCGGATCATCGGCCGCTACCGGCCGGGCGTCGACGCCTATAATTGCAGCGACGGGTTGCTGATCGAGAACACGCGGCCCCTGAGCTCCCAATCCATCCGGCTGAAATCGACGCCCGAGATGAAGGCCAAGGCCCTCGCCAAGGTCAAGGCCACCTTCCTGCCCGGCACCGAGGCCCATTTCACCGAGCGCTGGGGCCGCGAGAATTGGCCGCAGAGCATCATCTCGCTGCTGGAGGAATGCGTGGCGGCCATGGACGACCACCTGGGCGACGTCAACGCCATGGTGCTCAAACTGTCCGACCTGCTGATCAGCGACTACAAGGCGCCGCCCACCGTCGCCCAGTTCTTCGTGCGCGGCACCGTCATGATGGCGGTGATGTGCTTCGACTATTACGCCAAGCGGGTGAAGGACCCCGAGCACAAGGCGGCGTTCTGGGACATCGTGCGCGATGAATTCCTCGAGGTCGTCCGGGCAATGACGTTGCAGACCGAATGGTATTTCGAGAACATCGAAAAGTTCGAATCGGACGAGGAATTGTTCGAGAAGGTGACGGGGTGGCAGTATGAGTGA
- a CDS encoding flagellin: MSDVTLTSAVRSNLLALQSTQGLVNRTQSRLSTGLKVASAIDDPVAYFQAKALSDRASDFQGKKDNIDQGVSALSTALQGISGVTTLVKQLKGLALNAQSASSSQIGSLVSQFNALRSQLDNLATDSQYQGQNLIAGKGQTLTVSFSNLTGSSLEVGSVDVKVGAAGLNIAKAVTSNGGFQLSFDDATGVALGTSGVVKATYAGTATSLTSGSYTFSYGSATVSFTVFSAGSSSGADLGADVAFTTTSVFTNGQDFNFRATTADLTGAGLSDLNVTQGSIQNNTKFAVEYAALTAGGISGLDKGDTIDITLNGLTGNSLAKGTYTFAYGAYNLTFTVASAGNSAAGTFTTTSTFVNGSFGTAAGAVLTLTLGSGSVTGQDTVSFSAVGVFASANGGNIKGQAYFSAGGLTGAYGMHISAETNLGYVSGQYVLDANLSGVVNDLVNNLDNNLGTLRSVSQNLGTNVALLNTRLDFTKNYVDLLQAGSGKLTLADLNEEGANLLALQTRQQLGIQALSFAGQNEKSILSLFR, translated from the coding sequence ATGTCTGACGTCACCCTTACCTCTGCCGTCCGCAGCAATCTGCTGGCTCTGCAGTCCACCCAAGGCCTCGTGAATCGTACTCAGAGCCGTCTGTCGACCGGTTTGAAGGTCGCCAGCGCCATTGACGATCCGGTCGCCTACTTCCAGGCCAAGGCGCTGTCCGACCGCGCCAGCGACTTCCAGGGCAAGAAAGACAACATCGATCAGGGCGTGTCCGCCCTGTCCACCGCGCTGCAGGGCATTTCCGGCGTCACCACCCTGGTGAAGCAGCTCAAGGGTCTTGCGCTGAACGCGCAGTCCGCTTCCAGCTCCCAGATCGGCAGCCTGGTGTCGCAGTTCAACGCTCTGCGCAGCCAGCTCGACAATCTGGCCACCGACTCCCAGTATCAGGGCCAGAACCTGATCGCCGGCAAGGGCCAGACCCTGACCGTCAGCTTCTCGAACCTGACCGGGTCCAGCCTGGAAGTGGGTTCGGTGGACGTGAAGGTCGGCGCCGCCGGTCTGAACATCGCCAAGGCCGTGACCTCCAACGGCGGCTTCCAGCTGTCGTTCGACGACGCCACCGGCGTGGCGCTGGGCACCAGCGGCGTGGTCAAGGCCACCTATGCCGGCACCGCCACCTCGCTGACCTCGGGCTCCTACACCTTCTCGTACGGCTCGGCCACGGTGAGCTTCACCGTGTTCTCCGCCGGCAGCAGCAGCGGCGCCGACCTCGGTGCCGACGTGGCCTTCACCACCACCTCGGTGTTCACCAACGGCCAGGACTTCAACTTCCGCGCCACCACTGCCGATCTGACCGGTGCGGGTCTGTCCGACCTGAACGTCACCCAGGGCAGCATCCAGAACAACACCAAGTTCGCGGTCGAGTACGCGGCCCTCACTGCGGGCGGCATCTCTGGCTTGGACAAGGGCGACACCATTGACATCACCCTCAATGGCCTGACCGGCAACTCGCTGGCCAAGGGTACCTACACCTTCGCCTACGGCGCCTACAACCTGACCTTCACCGTGGCGTCGGCCGGCAACTCCGCCGCCGGTACCTTCACCACCACCAGCACCTTCGTCAACGGCAGCTTCGGCACCGCGGCGGGTGCGGTTCTGACCCTGACCCTGGGCTCCGGCTCGGTCACCGGCCAGGACACCGTGTCGTTCTCGGCGGTGGGCGTGTTCGCCTCGGCCAACGGCGGCAACATCAAGGGCCAGGCCTACTTCAGCGCCGGCGGCCTCACCGGTGCCTACGGCATGCACATCAGCGCCGAAACCAACCTCGGTTACGTTTCCGGCCAGTATGTGCTCGACGCCAATCTGTCCGGCGTGGTGAACGATCTGGTGAACAATCTGGACAACAACCTCGGCACTCTGCGGTCGGTGTCCCAGAATCTGGGTACCAACGTCGCCCTGCTGAACACCCGTCTGGACTTCACCAAGAACTACGTCGACCTGCTCCAGGCCGGTTCGGGCAAGCTGACCCTCGCCGACCTGAACGAGGAAGGCGCCAACCTGCTGGCCCTGCAGACCCGCCAGCAGCTGGGCATCCAGGCGCTGTCCTTCGCCGGTCAGAACGAAAAGTCGATCCTGTCGCTGTTCCGCTAA
- a CDS encoding formyltransferase family protein — translation MSGGAVLFLGPADSPLLAWLRSRGGEVVQTDQRIDADFVRAGGFQAVVSYGYRHILKPDVLAAMPEVAVNLHISLLPWNRGADPNFWSFVDDTPKGVTIHCLADGVDTGDILAQTEVAFGPGEDTLASTYARLQAEIQTLFKECWPSILAGACPRLPQVGEGSLHRMKDKETLAHLLADGWNTSVRALEPRARR, via the coding sequence ATGAGCGGCGGCGCCGTCCTCTTCCTCGGCCCCGCCGACTCGCCGCTGCTCGCCTGGCTGCGGAGCCGGGGGGGCGAGGTGGTGCAGACGGATCAACGGATCGACGCCGATTTCGTGCGCGCCGGCGGCTTTCAGGCGGTGGTCAGCTACGGCTATCGCCACATCCTGAAGCCCGACGTTCTGGCGGCCATGCCCGAGGTCGCCGTCAACCTGCACATCTCGTTGCTGCCCTGGAACCGGGGGGCGGACCCCAATTTCTGGAGCTTCGTCGACGACACGCCCAAGGGCGTCACCATCCACTGCCTGGCCGACGGGGTGGACACCGGCGACATCCTGGCCCAGACGGAAGTGGCGTTCGGACCGGGCGAGGACACCCTGGCCTCCACCTATGCCCGCCTCCAGGCGGAGATCCAGACTCTGTTCAAGGAGTGCTGGCCCTCCATTCTCGCCGGCGCCTGCCCGCGCCTGCCGCAGGTGGGGGAAGGCAGTCTCCACCGGATGAAGGATAAGGAAACGCTGGCGCACCTTCTCGCCGATGGATGGAATACATCCGTGCGAGCCCTGGAGCCGCGCGCCCGGCGCTGA
- the topA gene encoding type I DNA topoisomerase: MKVVVVESPAKAKTINKYLGSDFHVLASYGHIRDLPPKDGSVRPDEGFAMDWETDAKSERQIKEIVAAVKGADKLFLATDPDREGEAISWHVRQVLEAKKALKGVEVKRVVFNEITKSAVTEAMRNPRDIHQELVDAYLARRALDYLVGFTLSPVLWRKLPGSRSAGRVQSVALRLICERESEIESFKPREYWTIAADFLTPKGALLSAGLTHLGGKKLDKFDLSSEALARDAEKKAASARYSVASVERKRTKRNPYPPFTTSTLQQEASRKLYFAAARTMQLAQRLYEGVDIGGETVGLITYMRTDGVQMAAEAIAGARAVIAEDFGKSYVPDAPRLYKTKAKNAQEAHEAIRPTDLARRPEDVARYLDRDQMRLYELIWKRTLASQMAAAELDQVGVDIAGDQHGIVFRATGSVVVFDGFMKVYREDKDDSDDEDAEKLLPDVTEKDAMERKAMRTEQHFTQPPPRFSEASLVKRMEELGIGRPSTYASILSVLQDRNYVRLDQRRFIPEDRGRLVTAFLESFFGRYVEYNFTADLENQLDDISGGRIDWKKVLEVFWKDFSGAVDETKDLRVAQVLDALDELLGPHFFPDTGSGHDPRTCPTCNAGRLSLKLGKFGAFIGCSAYPECRFTRPLTTGGEGEDEVREGPKELGNDPESGLPVSLRKGPYGHYVQLGDETTLKAEPAPAPEKGKKAKAAKAPKPKRVSLYKGLEPADVTLEIACRLLALPRLIGTHPETGKSISAGVGRFGPYVVHDGVYKSLTKDDDVLIVGMNRAMELLSQAKGRGAAGPLKTLGEHEGKPVTLHEGRYGPYVSRDGVHATLPKDVTTDAVTLEAALDLIKAKAAKGPAKPVRGRKAAPAAKAAPAAKAEAAPKKAAAKKAPAKKTAAKKAPAKKAAAKT; encoded by the coding sequence ATGAAAGTCGTCGTCGTCGAGTCTCCGGCCAAGGCCAAGACCATCAACAAGTATCTGGGCAGCGACTTCCACGTGCTGGCCTCCTACGGCCATATCCGCGACCTGCCGCCCAAGGACGGCTCGGTGCGGCCCGACGAGGGCTTCGCCATGGACTGGGAGACGGATGCCAAGTCCGAGCGCCAGATCAAGGAGATCGTGGCCGCCGTCAAGGGCGCCGACAAACTGTTCCTGGCCACCGACCCGGATCGCGAGGGCGAGGCCATCTCCTGGCATGTCCGTCAGGTGCTGGAGGCGAAGAAGGCGTTGAAGGGCGTCGAGGTCAAGCGCGTGGTGTTCAACGAGATCACCAAGTCGGCGGTGACCGAGGCCATGCGCAATCCCCGCGACATCCATCAGGAACTGGTGGACGCCTATCTGGCGCGGCGCGCTCTCGACTATCTGGTGGGGTTCACCCTGTCGCCGGTGCTGTGGCGCAAGCTGCCGGGCTCGCGCTCGGCGGGCCGCGTGCAGTCGGTGGCGCTGCGCCTGATCTGCGAGCGCGAATCCGAGATCGAAAGCTTCAAGCCCCGCGAATACTGGACCATCGCCGCCGACTTCCTGACGCCCAAGGGGGCGCTTCTGTCGGCGGGGCTGACCCATCTGGGCGGCAAGAAGCTCGACAAGTTCGACCTGTCGTCCGAGGCGCTGGCCCGCGACGCCGAGAAGAAGGCGGCATCGGCCCGCTATTCGGTCGCCTCGGTGGAGCGCAAGCGGACCAAGCGCAATCCCTATCCCCCCTTCACCACCTCGACCCTGCAGCAGGAAGCCAGCCGCAAGCTGTACTTCGCCGCGGCGCGCACCATGCAGTTGGCCCAGCGCCTGTATGAAGGTGTGGACATCGGCGGCGAGACGGTGGGTCTGATCACCTATATGCGAACCGACGGCGTGCAGATGGCTGCCGAGGCCATCGCCGGCGCCCGGGCCGTGATCGCCGAGGATTTCGGCAAATCTTACGTCCCGGATGCCCCGCGCCTCTACAAGACCAAGGCCAAGAACGCCCAGGAAGCCCACGAGGCCATCCGCCCCACCGATCTGGCGCGCCGTCCCGAGGACGTGGCCCGCTATCTCGATCGTGACCAGATGCGCCTCTACGAGCTGATCTGGAAGCGGACGCTGGCCAGCCAGATGGCGGCGGCCGAACTGGATCAGGTCGGCGTCGACATCGCCGGCGACCAGCACGGCATCGTCTTCCGCGCCACCGGCTCGGTGGTGGTGTTCGACGGCTTCATGAAGGTCTATCGCGAGGACAAGGACGATTCCGACGACGAGGATGCGGAAAAGCTGCTGCCCGACGTGACCGAGAAGGATGCCATGGAGCGCAAGGCCATGCGCACAGAGCAGCACTTCACCCAGCCGCCGCCGCGCTTTTCCGAAGCCAGCCTGGTCAAGCGCATGGAAGAGCTGGGCATCGGGCGACCGTCGACCTACGCCTCCATCCTGTCTGTGCTCCAGGACCGTAATTACGTCCGCCTGGACCAGCGGCGCTTCATCCCCGAGGATCGGGGTCGTCTGGTCACCGCCTTCCTGGAAAGCTTCTTCGGCCGCTATGTGGAGTACAACTTCACCGCCGATCTGGAGAACCAGCTGGACGACATTTCCGGCGGGCGCATCGACTGGAAGAAGGTGCTGGAGGTCTTCTGGAAGGACTTCTCCGGCGCGGTGGACGAGACCAAGGATTTGCGCGTCGCCCAGGTGCTGGACGCCCTGGACGAACTCCTGGGGCCGCACTTCTTCCCCGATACCGGCTCGGGCCACGACCCGCGAACCTGCCCCACCTGCAACGCCGGGCGGCTGTCGCTGAAGCTGGGCAAGTTCGGCGCCTTCATCGGCTGCTCCGCCTATCCCGAATGCCGTTTCACCCGGCCGCTGACCACCGGGGGCGAGGGCGAGGACGAGGTGAGGGAAGGCCCCAAGGAACTGGGCAACGACCCCGAGAGCGGCCTGCCCGTTTCTCTCCGCAAGGGGCCCTACGGCCATTACGTCCAGCTGGGCGACGAGACGACGCTGAAGGCCGAGCCCGCGCCCGCGCCGGAAAAGGGCAAGAAGGCGAAGGCCGCCAAAGCGCCCAAGCCCAAGCGTGTGTCGCTCTACAAGGGCCTGGAGCCCGCCGACGTCACCCTGGAGATCGCCTGCCGTCTGCTGGCCCTGCCGCGCCTGATCGGCACCCATCCCGAGACCGGCAAGTCCATCTCCGCCGGTGTCGGACGCTTCGGCCCCTATGTGGTGCATGACGGCGTCTACAAGTCGCTGACCAAGGACGACGACGTCCTGATTGTCGGCATGAACCGCGCCATGGAGCTCTTGTCCCAGGCCAAGGGACGCGGGGCCGCCGGTCCGCTCAAGACGCTCGGCGAGCACGAGGGCAAGCCGGTCACCCTGCACGAAGGGCGCTACGGTCCCTATGTGTCGCGCGATGGCGTGCATGCCACCCTGCCCAAGGACGTGACCACCGACGCGGTGACGCTCGAGGCCGCCCTGGACCTGATCAAAGCCAAGGCGGCCAAGGGGCCGGCCAAGCCGGTGCGGGGCCGCAAGGCCGCGCCCGCCGCCAAGGCCGCGCCCGCCGCCAAGGCCGAAGCCGCGCCGAAGAAGGCCGCCGCCAAGAAGGCTCCGGCCAAGAAAACCGCGGCGAAGAAGGCTCCGGCCAAGAAAGCCGCCGCCAAGACATGA